From a region of the Ovis aries strain OAR_USU_Benz2616 breed Rambouillet chromosome 2, ARS-UI_Ramb_v3.0, whole genome shotgun sequence genome:
- the LOC114113063 gene encoding histone H4, with the protein MSGRGKGGKGLGKGGAKRHRKVLRDNIQGITKPAIRRLARRGGVKRISGLIYEETRGVLKVFLENVIRDAVTYTEHAKRKTVTAMDVVYALKRQGRTLYGFGG; encoded by the coding sequence ATGTCTGGTCGCGGTAAAGGCGGAAAGGGTCTGGGCAAAGGAGGCGCCAAGCGCCACCGCAAAGTTCTTCGTGATAACATCCAGGGTATTACCAAGCCTGCCATTCGGCGCCTGGCTCGTCGTGGTGGTGTGAAGCGCATCTCCGGGCTCATCTATGAGGAGACTCGCGGGGTGCTGAAGGTGTTCCTGGAGAACGTGATCCGCGACGCGGTCACTTACACCGAGCACGCCAAGCGCAAGACTGTCACAGCCATGGACGTGGTCTACGCGCTCAAGCGTCAGGGCCGCACTCTCTACGGTTTCGGTGGCTGA